GAGATCAAACGtgactttaaaatggaaataaacatgGATGGCTATCGATATCCTCGGCTTGCTGTCACCACAGGCTGCCCTGCCATGTGTGttacagttgcagcaaaaatcagtaaacaagaaaaagaatcaGGATGATTGAAGGcaaagttgtgtttatgtttgtgtttatatATGTAACATCCAACTGGTTACACTGCCTGGTCTgctccagtgttaattttggcagctatttttaattttagaaatgCATCTaagttttagttacattttagttatttttaccctttttagttttagtctaattttagtcaaccaaaactcaaaacattttagtctggttttagtccataaaaagtcctcacattttagtctttactttcagtccaagcatttattttttttttgcctaaatttggtaccaaacCATATTAGTGTGTTCTCtacactctgccaaacctggggttcctgcttctacagctgagaggcagaacagATAAAGATACATTGTTTTTGGACAGATTTACCCAGAGTgacagaaatatcacagattttgaatgtccgacaaaaataaacttacattttagtctagttttagtcattttgacagaaactaaacttagattttgtcagttttagtcatcacagatctatttttgttagtcttagtctagtttttatcatgGACAAAAACGGCTGtcgacaaatagttttagtcatagttttagtcaacgaaattaacactggtctgctcgctctcattggttgatGTGGGTATTCCTTCAGAggcaaacatgtttgatatattTGATTTGAGGCTACTATgaaatttggagcagtaaaataatcatgttgacaccacacacttgaggattatttggacaaataattgTTTGCGACAAGCCTTCACTCGGGATACACCCCCACCATCGCTGGGGGAAACAAATCTGATCTAAAATCTGGCTTAAAATCaagtagtgtgtggccagccttagccACCTTAGGCCAAAGTTTGAACACAAAAGGACATTCCCAGAAGACATGAAGGTATGCACCAACATCAGACTCATTTATTCTGGTAGAGAAGTGATGGGTACTTCAACTAAAAGAGGGACGATCAAATTTAGAGGATGTTTTTAGACACCAAAGAAACTTAATCTATTCTAAAATCCAAccataaaatgaataaaatacaaaatataaaaaatcaatattacAGACACCTGATAATTAAAGGTTTTTGACTTAAGGGGCAGATTCACCAAGCTCCACATGAAGGCTCTCAGTGTCTGCCATCAGGGGGCAGTGTTGTTAAAAACTCACCAGAACTCTCCATCATCCTGTACAGTGACACCGATCTTCTCCCTCTCACTCTTACTGACCTTCTTCCACTCCTCTGAGCTGCAAGCAAGCAAATTCCAGAAATCTCTcttaaacaaacaataaatggAAGATGTGAAAGTAAACAGGAAAGAGGACTCATgttcacaaaaaagaaaaaagtgtatTTCCAAACTTGGCAGACTTAAAGGGTCATAAACCAGTCTAAATCAAATGTTCTTTTAGGaagaatagaaaaagaaaactaattTGCTTTAATATCtgcattttctgctgctttaaattCCTTTTCGACTACTCCCAGAGTCAAATCTTAATcttctttctgtgtgttttacAACTTGACTTTGGAGATTGACAAGTTGCATACATTTGCAAGATActcttaaaaatgataataaaaacaaagcgcttttcaaaaactcaaagacactgtgcAATGATTTTAAAGACATCAAAATGACAACATTACAgccaaacaaacaagcagacaAGCTAGAGAGAACATTAAAATCACATATTAAAAGCCACTTTAAAAAGGTGAGTTTGGAGAAGTAATTTGAATGGGGATGAGTCTGTACAGTCTTGGATATGTTTTGTGAGTGAGTTCCAGAGGTAGGGGGCAGATATGGAGAAGGATGTGTCCCCCCTGGTTCGGTGCTTGGTTCTTACTGGTGGAGAGCGGAGATTGAGGTTCGAAGAGCAGAGGTTGCGGGAGGGGATGTGATAGTGTCGGAGGTCAGtaaggtggtggtggtgggatGGGGACGTTGGTTAAGGGCTTTATGGGTGAGGTAGGGGagagggagccagtggaggttttGAAAGATGGGGGTGATGCTGGTGTGAGTGAGGAGGAGTGCAGCAAAGTTTCGGATGTATTGAAGTTTATTGAAGACCGTTGAGGATGTACCATAAAGGAGACTGTTGCAGTAATCAAGTCGGGATGTGATAGAGGTGTTGCTGGGGAGGAGAGTGGTGGACGGATGCAGGCTATGTCTCTTAGGTGGGAGAAGTTGTTTTTTGTGAGCTGGGTGATGTGTTGATCAAAGGAGAGGTGACTGTGGAAAATGATATCATAATTGCGGGTGTGAGGGGAGGGGGATCAGGTGAAAATGTCAGTTTGTAGGCTGAAGTTATGGATGTATTTAGTGACTGATTTGGGGCCAATGATCATgagttctgttttattttaatgtagcAAAAGGAAATTGTTGTTCAtctaagtttttatttcagagagGCTGTTGGTTAGAgtggagtgtgtgtctgtggtgatgaaAGTCGTGAAGATGTAATCCTGGATGTCATCGGCGTAGCAGTGAAAGTGAAGTCCATATTTCTACTATTAAAAAACTAATAAATTAAGTATAAATAAAGTATCTTTAGGTTTTTGTGGTTGTATTTCACTTGTTTAAATGACTGAATAATACTTCCACCACTGTGTTTGCCTTGTTTAGCATCCAAAGGCTTCTGAGGATTTTGGTGTGATGTCAAACCTTATTTAGAAGTCTCTCCAGAAAATAATTTGTTACCAAAGGGGATCATAGAGAACAAGAAGCTCCCTCTAATGAGGTTTTACTTTCTTTGCTCCCTGCACTCCtcagctcctcttcctcacctGTCGCTCCAGGGTCCGTTCCACTCTTTCTCTCCCCACGGGTTCCTCATGCGGATCATGGTGAGTTTGTCTGACCTGAAGTAGGCCAGCAGTCCATGGCCCAGCCTCACCCTGCGGACATCCGTCACTGCATATGCATGGCCCTTCACCAGACCGCAGTCCAGCTTTGCCTCCATGTCTGCTGCACTTGTCGCCTGTTAGGACACAATAAGTATCAGCCATGGTTCTGTCTTTCATTCAACCCATTAATGTGAAGTTTTAGCccctgtgaggttttttttgttcctttctCACCCGGATTGAGCAGCTGATGAGACCCCCTCTGTTGTGGACTTTTAGGACTctctcaaacagctcttcacGTTTCTCTTTGTCATCTTTGTACCCTTTCTCCACCAAGTCCATCGGCTCTGACACACCCCCGGTGAAATCCACAAGTGCGTCTGCTGTGTTGCCTCCATCCAACGCCTCGTAGCATCCACACATCctagaaacacacacaagcaaGTATATATGTTTACATTTAGATTTGGTAAATAAGTATTTTAACACTGATTTGCATCTGCACCCCTCCCTTCAGGTGCTTAGAAAGGTCTGCTGTGGATAAGGGGGTAGAGCTAGCAATGCAACAGCAGCTTAGCAGTAGCCTCTGCATTTTATAGCAATGTTTCAAGTAAATTCTAGCATCTTAGTGGCTACAAGAAACAAGTCGTTTCTGTCATGTCACATTACAATTACAAGAATTTAAACTTCTCTGGTTTTGAAAACtattgaaaatatttgaagTTATAAAAGAgctaaactaaaaatatttatacTGTATTTAACAGATGAGTGGTCATTCTTTTTaccagtatatatatatatatatatatatatatatatttcagtgcaaaaagtCTACATATCATTGCTTATCTATTATAAATTGTAGACAACTTAAGTTACATAAGCAGTACATTTTGTATCATACAGCCAAGAAACAATCAAGAACTGACAGTGAACACTTTCAAGGCCAGATACTGATGTATATTCTTGTCACTTTGCCTGTGGGAGTTTAATCTTTATGCAAAATGTGCAACAACATTCGGCTGTGTCACTCTCATACATATCACTGCCTGTTTGAATCCTATATGAGCTCTGAGAAGTGAGAATGAGGAACCAGTAtggatttaaaaacagctgctgtttgCTGTGATGAACCTGTCATGTTTAACAACCCCTCAGAGTGTTAACTGTCTGCTGTTTGAGCAGCATTTAACAAATTATACATGAGAATCATTCACCTGCCTATAATGTACAGTAAAGCTTCAAAGCCAATACAATAAGCTAGGAAGACATGGATGCCATTGAGAGACTCGATTTCTATTTAACCAGTCAACTTGATCTTTCAATTTGACCTTTACTCCTAAAGATCATATTCTCTTTCATAGGCTCCCCATACGTCTGTGTTCACTTACcactactttttattttaccagtTACTAAAGGAGTATTTATGTAGTccactgttgttttcttgcTATCTGACACCTTTGGGTCAAATTTTACgttcttttttattgttacGCAGATGATTTACAGTTATACATGCCATTAGTCCTTCAAAGCGGATCTGATTAAAATAAACTCAGGCTACTTCTGAACTCTGCTAAGACAGAAATGATGGTTATTGGACCAGCTAGACATAATTATTTGTTTGATCATTTTACTCTGTCTTTGGGTGACAGAGTCAAGAATCTTGGTGTGCTCTTTGATCAGAGTCTTTCGTTTGATTTTCATATAAAAGAAAATGACCAGAGTGGCCCCTTTTCACCTCAGAAATATTACCAAAATTAGACCAGTCCTGTCGTTTCAGGATGCTGAGGTCCTCATTCATGCTTTTGTTTCGTCGCGTTTAGATTATTGTAATGTCCTTCTGTCAGAATTGCCAAAAAAGTCTTCGATATCTGCAGATAGTACAGAACGCAGCAGCTCATGTTCTGACTAGAGCAAGTAAATATGAGCACATTACTCCAGTGCTGGCCTCTCTTCATTGGCTTCCTGTTCAGTTTAGAGCAGACTTAAAGGTGCTGCTGCTAACTTATAAAACTGTAAATGGTATTGCCCAATCGTACCTGGCTGATGTCCCTAATCGTGTTGTGCATTCTCAGGGGACTGGGCTTCTGAGTGTCCAAAAGATCCATGAAAAGACAGTTGGTGAGTGGGCTTTTTCCTTCTGTGCACCAACATTGTGGACCGGTTTACCTGTAGAAATTATGCAGGCATCCTCCATTGATGTATTTAAAGCAAAGCTGAAGAGCCACTTGTTTACTGTTGCATTTGAGtcttaaattgtttgttttactgatgtcccttttattgttttagtttGTTCCAAATGTctgtacatgtttttttttgtgaagtgATTTTATTTCCATTCTTTTGATCTCTATGTACAGTACTTTGACCTAAAGCACTATATAAATaaatctattattattattattattattattattattaactggCATATCATGAAATTCACCAATGCTACAGTCACTGTGAGTCTTTTGCATAATGATAAGCATCGTCCTATAGTCAGTGACTCTAGAAACTGGTGGTTTTCACCTAAAGGTAAATGTGACTAAGAATGAAGACATGATTGCTgatcttttttaatctttcattAATGGGCTCTTACTTGGCGTAGGCCTTCTCCACTAGTGCGCTCCAAAACTCGTTGCTGTCATTTGAGTGGCAGTACACCAGCTCTCCGTTTGCCGTGGGCAGCCGGTCATCGATCACTACATCCACCCACTCACCGAACCGCCAAAACCGAAAGTGAAAGATCCCAGCGTAGGACTCCGGTTTTTCTTCGTCCCATTCCTGGTCCTTCCAGTCAGGAATAACCTTGGAATAAAAGAGCACATAGGCTTGGTTAGAGCTGCTTGATTATGGcaaaagtcataatcatgattACTTTGAGTAGCGCTGAGATCATGATTTTTCATTGTGATATCTTATTGATCTTAAATCATCTGCATCACATGCATTTATCAAGTTTAAGTACTCTTCACAGGTTGTAAAAAAGCTATAACTACAAAATGGTACAAATCTGTATCTCCAAAGAAAGAATGCTGGTTGGAGATTGCACAGGATATTCATGCAATGGAAAAGTTGGCACACCAACTAAAACACAAAGGAAATAAGTCTGTAAAGAGCTGGAGGAAATGGACTCGTACATGGAAAGTGATATTAATGAATAACTGGACTATGAGAGACTGAGAAATCTAGACTCAAACCTGAGAGAGAGAATGACTTGATAATTGTCTTGATAAATCCAAAACAATCAGGGAAAAAAGGAGACAGGCAGCTTTGACCTCTCTAAAAAAGcacagttttgtgtttttacatgcaCTTCCTCCAcactaataaaataaaacacacaagtgTTTGTCATTTGAAGTTCAAAAACTTCCACTTATCTGCTTGTTTTCCCTTAATTAACCTTCTGCATCTATTATTTATGCGAGCCTCTGAggatttattaatattttaacaagGGAACTCCATGCACCCGTATCCTGAGCCGAGATCCCCGATGACAACACATTTAACACCGCCATCCACCAATACACACACACTTTAACAATCCTCACTGAAGTATATGATATTAATAAATAACTGATCCGTTGAGTCATAACTAGTCAAGCTCCCAGAAGCCCTCAGGAACCTCCCAGAGTTCCTTGTCGTACGTCATCCGAACCTCCTGTTGCCTAGCGCCCTCACACATCACCCACCTCTTTAACGCCTTTAAAGAAAAGCttagagtgttttcatttcatattcagACATGTCAAACCTGATCCTTAGAATTCCAACATGAGGATTGTGTCaggtatttgttttttaatgattgaGCCACTGCAAAATACAAAGACAGTTCAAGGTGTAAGTCGTGTTTAAAACTCCTCTAGTAGAGCACAAATGCTATAATTCAAGAAGAGTTTGGTGCAGAACTAACATGCATCAGGCTTTACAGGATTGAAATGAGTGTAGCAGATGATAATTTGTTctgactgatgctgttttcacattgatCTCATCTAGCAATGCTATCCTCTACCCTTTTGTATTTTAGGTGGCCAATCAATGCATCCCGACCAAACTACCCCCTGGGCAGGAGGGGGATGGGGGGCAGGGGATGAACTGAAAACTGCTACACTGTGATGGAAATAGTtagagaggggaggggagacGGAGACAGCATGACAGCCTATtagaacagagagagaaagtaagagagggagagagagaagggtaTATCAGAGCTCCATTTATCACAGCATCCATCCAGACAGGCTGGCCTGTTCACTGCTCAACCCAGGATTGTAATCTCAGAGTCAGACATGGACACTGCCAAGGCTCCTGCCAATGCGATCGTTCTGGAATTTAAAGAAGACCATGCACTGACAGAGGTGAGGCTTTCACTTTACAATGACAACTTCACATTTATATCTTCTTTGCAATGTGTCTTTGTTAAAGCTTGAGGATGTTCAAACATCAGACCTAGCAAAATGTTTTTCCCTGAAATCTGAAGGCAAGTCTTTACAAAAAATTAAGCTATTTCTTTTAGCTCTGAAAATTACAGGGTCAAGGTTGCAGTCTTGacaaacttttaaaatcttaaaaattgtgaaatgttgTTGCAAAGCATAATGTAAGTGTCATGAACAGTTTTTCCTTTCaactttttagccatttttgtgGCTGATGTTGTAGAACAGCAACATTCTCAGCATCATCAGACATCTAAAGCACTGGTTCGCTAttggtccggcctcaggaccaaccagtctgtcttacaacaGATTGCGATCCAAGTTTCACAATGCAtatttagttaattgaatatgttgctgTTTGTAGCATGATTGGGCCAAAACATTtgttataaaaaagaaaagggacaaaactgacaaatttgtACCCTCTTTCCTTATCActatgtgtcattttttttgtgccaattttccacagaacttgtgaaattactttattatcatgggaaaagtggccatttattgcaagaagaggagacaaaatagttgaaatatttgtcacacatttaaatttgcccaatttaacagtaaaacatgataaaatagaAGGTATTGATGCATGCCAAATAAgaacttcaggacttttgccaccatttttttcccaaacaccTAGTCGCGACCCACTAAAAACTGTtccgcaacccacttttgggtcccgacccaccagttgagaaccactgatctaaaggaCCCTCCAGTGTTTTAGAAACCTATCTATCCTATTGCTATGGTTCAGTTAGTCTTTAAAACAACTtgttaaagtcttaaattgttTTCTTGGTACTTTTTATGTCCCCCAGAGTAATGATCAATATGTTACCTGATCAGAAGATTGAAAACATAGACTAAAAGCCAGGCACTAGAcctaaaaatgatttattctgTCCAGTATAATGCTCCGTCTGGAGGTCAACAGCTCCTGGGCTTTTGTAACTTCAGTCACATGTTTAAGCAtgcattgactctgcagaaagaagTGAGCTTAAGTCTAGGAAAGTTTTTAATGACTAAATAAAGATAATACAAATCAGTCATTATGTAATCATTATTGTTTAAGTTACTTTCCAAGTAGAATGCCAAACATTTGACCATGTTAGAACAGTTCTTCAGTCAGCTTTTCTTAGTCTCATGAAATTGTTGATTACAAATTTTGGTGTGTGGATCTCGTGGACAGTTACATAAAGACAGTCAAAATAACGCAGTAATGCAGTGCACAGAAACTTAAACACTGATTGTTTTCTCCCCGATGTCATATTTCACTGATCATACAATAATATTTACCAAAAATTACCTGGCTTTCTATTACCATTAGTATATTATCCATCTGAGAGTACCATCAACACCATTCAGGACAGTAGAAAAGACATAATCTGGGATTCAATCTTGGTATCATAAAACAGCACCAGGATCGAATCAAATCCAGTGCTGCTGGGTACACGTCCTTTTTTGCTCTCTCACTCCATATGTCCTTtgtcactttaaaaatgtacaatcTTTCTCACGTAATGGATgtgattaatcaagattaataaaCCACAAAGCCTGTAACTAATCAGGATTGATATTTCCAATCAACTGACAGCATTAAGtcactttgtttgtttgttggacCAAACACGAAGCATGAGCTGAGGCCTTTAGGAAGTTGTAGAAGTAATTTTTGAATCAGTTTTCTACAGTCTTATAAAGGAGACAGATATATTTGTGCCAGATCAATGAAGAAAATAATTATAAGCTGCTGCCACAATTCTAAGATCAAGCAATGCATACATAGTAGGCCTATGTCTTTTACATTTGAGGACAATACATTTGTGTAATATTTGATATCTGAAGCCACATTTTTCCAGACCAAGTACATCTGTGCACTCACAGATACTTAGTACAGATATGGGTAGTTCATGATACAATAACTGTTCCTTAAAAAGAGACACATcttcatttatgttaaaatatcaacaaCTGGCAGACATGGCTCTAACTTTGACAACATACTCACATCGTGAGAGGCTTAATCATactttaaaataacactgagtgtatctgtgcatccctactctGAAGTAAATGTTTACTGTCATTAATAAAACTGAGTGATAAATATATTTAGTGACATTAACTGCAAATCAGCTTTCTtcaaattattgtttgttttaatgtgttgaTTGTAATCTGTTTtttgaatatgtattatttatgaCGTGCTGCTGACCTTTTGGCCTGGTCTCCCTTCTTAAAGAGATCTTAATCTTAACAGGTTTTCATCTGGTTAAACACAGGctagaataaaatgaaaattgaacTTTGCAATAACTATCCCTGAAGGCCCAAAGCGGGGCCTGTGGGGATGACAGGGGGCTTGGCAaagccaaataaaaaaagaaattatgtTGTCCTGTTCAGCTGGAAAAGCATAGCAAATTTAATGAGAAGACCTCCAAACAAATTTAGGGTGAGCAATTAATCCACACCAGACGTCATTGGGGATGAGTGGGCTTGAGAGATTATCATTTGCCAAAGGGGGACTcagcagaaaaagtttgggaattACAGACGTGATATATGTTTAAAGGCTACAGTCAACAGTTTGAAACTGGGGAAATCTGCTGGGGAGCTTTCTTAGCTTTAACTaataaatacacataaaaaCTCTGAATTCTgacatataaaaatgtaaagtttcCTGGTTAATTTCCTAGTGTCTCACAGAAATGGACATTATAAAAGTCAAGGTGCTGTCTAAAGACCAAGAATGCCAGTGGTCCTGAAGTGTTAAGGGCTGTAGGCATAGAGGGCAATAGAACAAATTGGGACAGTTTTCTGAGTGACAGAGTCATGCCCTTGAacttaaaacaattttaaaattgttgttttgtctgtatattgaatgttttctatgtatttttgtttccttGATTCTGTTAGCAGGACTCTCTTTTTGAGTCCTTCTCAGTTTCCATTTCATTGATGTTTACGGTATCTTGTATTTCCTCTGTAGATGATGCGTCGTCGTGTATCGTCTTTGCAGAAGACAGGGCAGAAACGTCAGGAAGGAGAGCGTCTTCTTCTCCCTCATGAGTTTGTGTATCGGCTGGATTTCAACAACCAGGAGCTGACCTTCTCACGCTGGTACTTCTCCCTGACCGGCCACGGTCGTGTCACCATCACAGGCATTTGCCAACTCTGGACCCCTGACCTCACCAACCTGATGACCCGTCAGCTACTGGAGCCCATCGGCACATTTTGGCGAAATGCTACCGACGCCGAGGACTCTGAGCTCAAATGGCTGGAGGCGGACATGCTGGAGTTTGGAGAAAGGATTGCCGAGCTGGCAAAGGTCAGGAAGGTGATGTACTTCCTGCTTGCTTTCAAGGACGGGGCAGAGCAGAAAAATCTCAGCTGCTCTTTGGAGTTCACACCAGAGAAATAACTTTTTCCAACTCTTTTAGTAGGATCCTCTTAGAGTACTTGAAAAGTCTGCAATATAATGTTCAAtctttgacctttaaccccCTCACAACTACACTCGATAGAAAATAAAGCAAGGAAAAAATATCTCACATTTTACCCTCAAAACTTTAAATCTTTAAGTCATATTATAAATTTGTAAATGAACAGTCCAGAGAGTTGGGAATAACATCCAGGAAAGGAGCCATATGCCACACTTTGCTTGCCACTTGGCTACTGGTGCACCTCTGTACACATTTCTATATCAGTTAGGATCACTTTGCGCTGACATTTAGGtccaaaaatcaaatgtttaccTTAGCTAAGTCAGAATTATGTACATACTTACagaaaattatctttaaattaagtattttcattaaaagagcACATATATCTAATAATAACCATAAATCCTGGGTTGAACATTACTTAAGTTTTAATGAGTCTGAATGCACTTTATTTGGACTTCGTACAAAATCAATCTCCCTGTGATTCCTGGTACTCCCAAAAAGTCACTCCATAAGCTACAAAAATCATCAGCTCAATAGAAATTTAAAGGTTCCCATTAACAACACTTTTCTTTACAGGACATGATGCTTAAAATTACAAATAGCCAACATTTTTATAACTCagcaaattaaaatgttttatgacAACTTTTGAATACAAAACTTTAAACTAAAAAGATTATTCTTGTAAATAAATTATGCCAGGTGAATACTGTGATATTATGTGTGACGAGATAGTTTGTTTAATGTTAGACTTGTCTTTTAGTTGTTAATGTCTGTAGTTTTATGGCTTAAGCAACAGATAGATGCAAAACAAATAGTTGTGAATGGAATATCAAATATTCACATTGCATGACTGTCAGCCTGGCACAAAACAGAGATCAATAGTGTGATGTCTATTAAACATTGACTGAAAGCTGTCTGTGTGTTCTCATTGGTCCTGATTGACATTGGTgggcagagaaagaggagacaGGGCAGGGAGAGTGTGGACTCAGAACAGGAACAAGAGGAGAGGAATAGAAGTagcaaaatatgttaaaatacattaaaaagttCTAGAAAAACGTTATTACATCTATTCTCTCCTTTAAACTTTACAGTACTCTCACTCAGTGACTATTAAAACTTAGATATCCCTCTCTAATTTACTGTCATGACACCAGACGCTTAAACTTAGATATAACATTTGTAAAAACTGAATGATATTGATGCCTCTTTTATACAAAGGTAGGAAAAATATTGGATATAAGTTTAAAATATAAGTCCTAggaactagggatgcaccattgcatcagtttaacatcagtatcgCTGATGACAACCCAGtttacaaacatcagccatcGGCCACATATTATGGAAAGAATAGATACCGGTTACTGCTGTTGAGTCCATCAATTCTTAACtggcctgtctgctctgaggctgctaAAAT
This region of Cheilinus undulatus linkage group 2, ASM1832078v1, whole genome shotgun sequence genomic DNA includes:
- the LOC121522863 gene encoding olfactory marker protein-like, giving the protein MDTAKAPANAIVLEFKEDHALTEMMRRRVSSLQKTGQKRQEGERLLLPHEFVYRLDFNNQELTFSRWYFSLTGHGRVTITGICQLWTPDLTNLMTRQLLEPIGTFWRNATDAEDSELKWLEADMLEFGERIAELAKVRKVMYFLLAFKDGAEQKNLSCSLEFTPEK